The following coding sequences are from one Chanos chanos chromosome 12, fChaCha1.1, whole genome shotgun sequence window:
- the LOC115825542 gene encoding class I histocompatibility antigen, F10 alpha chain-like, translating into MDGSPAASPLRWAAAALQGSLNVGHSVSLALEGRRKEEAPRTSLKLQKKHRGGCGSRGVIRGVAYYFYTSRGLITPGWVAQVRVSDDLRPKTSYDPGFITDDVSKSRHLVFQETLMVTKMHNAHSFNCYFVGTQGLHLPEYFEVFAVDDVTVFYYDSNMKEAVPVPEWMNSTAAQQLWKELNVGAEDNMNIMETAMKSATQQFNLTGISPVKIYQAHGGCDLHPDGTVQGSLTHAFNGKDFLSFDMDSETFIASVPQAFIYKRLRERDPANLEIISSFYKRRCTRIMEIFLQHVPELGSKKVPEVSLFEKQSSAFTEITCHVTGFYPRTVQVQWFGSDMQPVVEGVIEGEVLPNGDGSYQIRKSVVIPAEHTDIHHYSCVVQHSSIPGNITKTWVGKQDSSVMFAVVIPVVVGVLVMIGFGLMFWWYRKRETGML; encoded by the exons ATGGATGGAAGCCCCGCTGCAAGCCCATTGAGGTGGGCTGCAGCAGCTCTACAGGGCAGCCTCAATGTGGGTCACTCAGTCTCCTTGGCATTAGAGGGTCGCAGGAAAGAAGAGGCACCAAGAACATCTTTGAAGCTGCAGAAAAAGCATCGAGGTGGCTGTGGATCAAGAGGGGTGATCCGTGGTGTTGCGTACTACTTTTACACAAGCCGGGGGCTGATCACCCCCGGCTGGGTCGCCCAGGTGAGGGTGTCTGATGATCTAAGACCCAAAACATCCTATGATCCTGGGTTCATCACTGACGATGTGTCCAAGTCACGCCACCTGGTGTTTCAAGAAACACTTATGGTTACTAAGATGCACA atgcACATTCTTTTAACTGCTACTTTGTTGGAACACAAGGCCTTCACCTACCAGAATATTTTGAGGTGTTTGCTGTGGATGATGTGACAGTCTTCTACTATGACAGTAATATGAAAGAAGCAGTACCTGTCCCTGAATGGATGAATAGCACAGCTGCCCAACAGCTTTGGAAGGAACTTAATGTTGGTGCAGAGGACAATATGAATATAATGGAAACGGCAATGAAATCTGCCACTCAGCAGTTCAATTTGACAG GTATTTCCCCTGTTAAAATTTATCAGGCCCACGGTGGATGCGACCTCCATCCAGATGGAACTGTGCAAGGCTCTTTAACACATGCGTTTAACGGCAAGGACTTTTTAAGTTTCGACATGGACAGTGAAACATTTATAGCCTCTGTTCCCCAAGCTTTCATCTATAagaggctgagggagagagatccaGCCAACCTTGAAATCATCTCCTCTTTTTACAAAAGGAGATGTACTAGGATCATGGAGATCTTCCTGCAACACGTTCCAGAACTAGGCAGTAAGAAAG TTCCAGAGGTcagtctgtttgaaaagcaAAGCTCTGCCTTCACAGAGATcacatgtcatgtgactgggTTTTATCCACGAACAGTGCAGGTTCAGTGGTTTGGGTCAGACATGCAGCCTGTGGTTGAGGGGGTCATTGAAGGTGAAGTGTTACCAAATGGAGATGGTTCTTATCAGATAAGAAAGAGTGTTGTGataccagcagaacacacagacatacatcactACAGCTGTGTGGTCCAGCATAGTAGCATCCCTGGAAATATCACCAAAACTTGGG TTGGTAAACAGGACTCATCTGTCATGTTTGCTGTGGTAATACCTGTTGTTGTGGGTGTTTTGGTAATGATTGGATTTGGACTCATGTTCTGGTGGTACCGTAAACGTGAGA ccGGCATGctataa